In Glycine max cultivar Williams 82 chromosome 7, Glycine_max_v4.0, whole genome shotgun sequence, a single window of DNA contains:
- the LOC100795920 gene encoding NAC domain-containing protein 73, with translation MTWCNDSDEERGIDQLVAPTITPTSTNNTTVLTDHRTKASEIRTLTCPSCGQNIEFQDQTGINDLPGLPAGVKFDPNDQEILEHLEAKVLSDVPKLHPLIDEFIPTLEGENGICYTHPEKLPGVRKDGQIRHFFHRPSKAYTTGTRKRRKVHTDEEGSETRWHKTGKTRPVFVGGAVKGFKKILVLYTNYGRQKKPEKTNWVMHQYHLGTSEEEKDGELVVSKVFYQTQPRQCGNSIIKQDLYDEERLMTNQSVHNDDDNNIIPRNNNASALMDYYNPSFINYDQLGGRSNRENSPQLIPNLVMQGDSSSFIRLAMDATKAKMDRK, from the exons ATGACATGGTGCAATGACTCAGATGAGGAGAGGGGAATTGATCAACTGGTTGCACCAACAATTACTCCTACTTCAACTAATAACACTACTGTTCTTACTGATCATCGCACAAAAGCAAGCGAAATTCGCACCTTAACTTGCCCCTCATGTGGCCAAAACATTGAATTCCAAGACCAG ACTGGAATCAATGACTTGCCGGGGTTACCAGCTGGGGTGAAGTTTGATCCGAATGACCAAGAGATATTAGAGCATTTGGAAGCAAAGGTACTGTCTGACGTGCCAAAGCTTCATCCACTTATTGATGAGTTCATACCAACGCTTGAAGGAGAGAATGGGATCTGTTATACGCATCCAGAAAAGCTTCCAG GTGTAAGAAAAGATGGACAAATCCGCCACTTCTTTCACAGGCCATCTAAAGCATACACAACAGGaacaaggaaaagaagaaaggttcACACCGACGAAGAAGGAAGCGAGACAAGGTGGCACAAAACAGGAAAAACTAGACCAGTTTTTGTTGGTGGTGCTGTGAAGGGGTTCAAGAAAATCCTAGTCCTCTACACCAACTATGGAAGGCAAAAGAAGCCTGAGAAGACCAATTGGGTGATGCATCAATACCACCTTGGCACTAgcgaagaagagaaagatggaGAATTGGTGGTTTCAAAGGTTTTCTACCAAACACAACCTCGACAATGTGGTAATTCCATTATAAAGCAGGATCTTTATGATGAAGAAAGATTGATGACTAACCAAAGTGTCCATAATGATGATGACAACAATATAATACCTAGAAATAATAATGCAAGTGCTCTTATGGACTACTACAATCCTTCTTTCATAAATTATGACCAATTGGGTGGTCGTAGTAATAGGGAAAATTCACCTCAACTTATTCCAAATTTGGTCATGCAAGGTGATAGCTCTTCTTTCATTCGATTAGCAATGGATGCAACCAAAGCCAAGATGGACAGAAAATAG